From Arachis hypogaea cultivar Tifrunner chromosome 3, arahy.Tifrunner.gnm2.J5K5, whole genome shotgun sequence:
TTAAAGCACTGCTTGAGGAGGCAGAGAACGAGAGGATGCACCTGATGACCATGGTGGAGCTTGTGAAACCCAGCTGGCACGAGAGGCTTCTTGTTATTACTGCTCAAGGAGTTTTCTTCAATGCTTTCTTTGTGTTCTACCTCATCTCACCAAAAGCAGCGCATAGGTTTGTTGGGTACTTGGAAGAAGAGGCTCTCATCTCTTACACACAACACTTGAAGGCAATTGAGACTGGCAAAGTCCAGAATGTCCCTGCTCCTGCTATTGCAATTGACTATTGGAGGCTTCCTAAGGATGCAACTCTCAAGGATGTTATTACTGTCATTCGCGCTGATGAGGCTCACCATAGAGACGTCAATCACTTTGCTTCTGTGCGTTTCGTGAAAACTCACGTGCAGTTTTCTtcatgtaaagttgatagttgagaaatGTTCTCGACTATCAACTTTACATCAAGATAACTGTACGTGATTTTTCAGCTCGTCTCAtacttattttaatttgtttccaTATATTTACTTGCATTTTGGTCTTATATATTATATCCTTCCTTATGCAGGATATTCATCATCAAGGAAAGCAATTGAAACAGGCTCCAGCACCTATTGGCTATCATTGACTCATTATTTTTGTATTCTtggactaaaaaaataaaaactagcttttgttttctttaccaTTTTTGAAAGTCAAGGTTCAATAAAATGTATTCCCATTTTCAGTGTGCATTTTGAGACCTAAAATAAAGtttagagaaaacaaaaataaaaaaccaaaaccTCCTTCCATTCTCCTATTTCGGGTCCTCTCACTTCTCCTTCTACTCGTTCTTTTTTCTCAACGAATTACCACTACGAAAAGTGCAATGTAAAATGCTaaagatgcaaataaaaaattcatatatttttcaTAATGGAACTAAGCACATCTAAAATTATCTATACCTACTAAAAAATCTAACTATGCACTCTGAAAGTCACCAaccaaaattagataaaaaagaaaaataaaatgtctATTTTATTCTTAAACTACTAATCAAGCTCTGGTATTCAAAATAGTTGGGACAAAGTGGAACTacaatagtcaccaaaaaaaaaaagtggaacTACAAAGAGAAGGAATATTATAGTCTAAGAAAATGAGGGTTtacgaaagaaaataaaatgagaagggAATTAGAGAGTTCAAACTgctaagaaagaaaaataaatcaaaatcaaattcaattttattagaatttattgcCATGTGGGATTTGAATGTTGGTTGACtcgtaattgaaaaaaaaaaaagaatattcatGTTACTTAGGTAGCTTTTGAAAGAAGGGCTGAAACTGAGAGATAAAAACTGGAAGATAGAGAATTGGTGTAAGATTAATAAAACTGAATTATGTCTCAATATTTTGTTtggttcaaaataaaaataaaaactaaaatatataaaatgactaaattaCCCTAACCAtattttgttcaagctctttctttctttgttgcaGATAGTCCAGCTGGCTGCAAAGATTAATTTCTATGGATGAAAAATCACCGAAAAGGTTCTTGTTAGCTATCAAACTATCTTCAGACTTGCATTAATGTAGTCACAACTCCACTGATCAAAATCTGTTGAAAGTGGTAGTATAAAGATTTTAAGCTAATTTCCATATATTTTGATTGAATAGGTTAGATGCTTATGACAATCATGATTTGGTAAAAAGTGTTGCATTATTTTACcaatagtatcttattttatGGCAAAAGATGTACAAAAACAGGCATCAGATTGAAATGTCTTATAAGCGGAAAATATTTGGCTGTGACTTGTTGCAATGAATTGTTCTGAATGTTGTTCTTTGTTTTATCACCTCTAACAGGTATATGAGTTTTGTTAATAATGGCATGCAGAAGTAGAAGATTTACAAGTGTGGTTCCAATGGCACCAACAGTTCTAATGTAATTGGAGAACACTTTTGCGATTGTGGTTTGAGAATGCCATTACAAGTCTGAAATATGTGTCACCTAATATGTACTTGGACATTGAAAGTCTTAAATCAACCTAACTAAGTTCCAAAAGACTACCAAAGGTTTCACAATATACCACAACAGGAGACAATCAACACTAATTCTATCTTAGAATGGATCGCACTAATGCAATCTTCTGAGAATCTGTCAAACTCCAGAAGCTCTTCTCCAAATTTGAGTTATCAGAAAACTTCAACACGACCTGCACAACCTCATCATCATCGAATCCAAGTTGTTCAAGCTTCTCGCCGATCTTAAACCTCTCATTCACACCTGAAATAGCATCAGCAAGTACTTGaacatgcttcttttgggcaGCAATAGAAAACCGCACACATTCAACCATCCTCTCTAGAATGTCATTTTGCTTCCTCTTCTTTCCTGAATGCCTTGCGCTAGCTGCACCAGCCTCAGAGTGTGAAGCTGCTCCTTGCTCTCCATCAAAGCTTGTATTTGCTGACACCTCAAATTCGTCCAATCCAGGACTctgatcttcctcttcttcatgaaCTTGTTTCTGTGTGTTGAAACCATTTATTGCACCTACACCTGTGGCTCTATCCTTTCCGAATGTACCCTCTAGTATTCCTGGACTCTGATCTTCCCCTTCTTCATGAACTTGTTCCTGTGTGTTGAAACCACTTACTGCACTTACACCCGTGGCTCTATCTTTTCCGAATATACCCTCTAGTCGGTGGAACAAAGGGAATGGCTTCCCAACAGTGTAGAACTTGGTCGGGTGTGCCTGCGATAAAATAAACATAAGTTAATCTACATACTCTAAAGTgacaattcaattaaatttaggtAAATTTACACACGACCTTCGTCCACGCATCAAGAACATCTTTACTGTCTACTTCCACACACTGTTTTTTAGAATTCCACCCAAATCCACTGCAAGCCAACATCTCAGAGGCATATTGATACTTCTCCTTCAATCGCTTATGCTTATTTTTGCAATGTTTGGCGGTTATGGTACAAGTTGGGAAGGCCTCCAGCATCTTCAAAGCTAGTTTTTTAAAAGTTCCTGGTTTGAATTGTCCAGAATCGGTTTTCAGACCATCAACAACGAACTCCTTCATGAAACCCACAAATGCTTTGGTTTCTTCATCACTCCACATGCGCTTGTTCATTCCTACCTAAGAAGAAGTGAAACAGGAATAAGTTATACAATCCAATAAGTCTTATAAATACCAAGTAAGTTTCAATGACCATGTTACAAAGAACAAGTCTTAGAATGGAAAACAAGAATACAAGCTGTTTTCATGATattaaaaatgaaattcacatTTGGGCACATATTTCTTATCAAGCTGTTTTCATGATATTAGAATGTTAACCGAAGCTATTCTCGTTCTCATAATTTTGGTTAATTAGCATCTGATTATCAAAGGCACGTTTGCAAGTTGAAAACATTTAACAACACAATCATGCTTTTAAAATAAGATACTATGAAACATCAATCATGAAAGAAACTAATATAGTATGTGGAGCAGACATTTTGATGAATTAGTATTGCAGCAGCAAGCACATCAAAAGACAAAAGATTGTCCTGTATCAAGAGAGAAACAAATTTGAATCATCACTGCATTTTAATTTTCTCATCATCACTGCATCTCACTTTTTAGTAACAAATTCATCACAAAGTAAAATTATAACAAATCCAGAATGAGTAACACACTGAAATATAGAATTAATCacaaaattgaatacaaagaagaCAATCTTATTGCAAATACAACTTCTGCGTAAATGCGAGTAATTAATCATGCAAGTAGTTAATTGCACTGATAGTAAAAATTCATACACCCAGAGAAGACAAGTTCTGTAGTTATAAATTCATACAACTGCAAACAAACAAAGAAACCATGAGAAGACAAGCTGATAGTTATAAATATGTTACCTTTGATCGTGTCTCGGGTGAGAGTGGTTTCTCTAGGATCACTTTTCTACTGTGCGTGTTGAACGAACACTTGACCCAGTCCTTGAATGTTCAGCTTCAGCTTCAGAAACATAAATTGGATGAAAATGGAATACAATATGACAATATGTTCAGTTATCCACTTTCATTTTCACCTTTTTACTGGGACGCTCCTAGGTTAAAATGTCAACAGTTACGAGAAAGCACGAACCCTGActcttattgttttattttatatttttttaaaatatttttaaataaaaatttaacctaATCGCCAGATAGGTGAAAGAAAACGTGACAGACCCGGCCCAATTCCAAAACTCAATCCAGACTCGAGATATATTTTActgaattaaatttgttatttttattcaatattattttttagttatattttgggTTATTCAGTCTgaaattatttttatagtaaaaatatatattttaaagtaaaattaataatgttattaacgacgaattcaaaaaaatttaaaagttataatatagcaaaataataaaaaatattaatattaatatatttaaatatttaaattttggagtatattaattaattaaatttttttaataaataaatataattaacacatctaaaaatatattaatttaaaagttttttatttcaatattttagtaatattttatgagtaatatatttattattattactagtgTCTAATCAAGCAGTTAATATCtgtcaaattatatttttattgattattttgtatatgatacaaaaaaaatatataattcaatatccaaaaaatagatAAGAAGTATAATTCTAATGaactaatttagattttttttttgtgtctcaattttcaccaaaattatatgagaggtacaaaaatttaaaaaataaaatcaaaattcaaattaaataaccacaattttttatatagatatagataaaataatatttttttctattaaaaatatttaaataatttttttatatttaattgtaaaattgatattttataatatcatggtaaaaaaatttttactaaaataatattatatgtataaacaaaaccaaattaaacaaaactataaaaagtaaataaattatatatattataaaaaatattaaatactaataattttatttatatttaaaaagttaAGATTAATTTTaggtaattaaataattagattattattagttattattattatttgttttaaatttatataatagaataatttttattattgtgttaatatctaataatataaatatttcttATACATGATATTTTTTGAAATGTGGGGAGAAATAAATTATTACAATGAGAGAAATTATCTACACGTATAtaattgttatttaaaaaaaaaaaaaattcaatgggAGCAATTGTcctcacaaaaatatatatagatcCATTGGTGAATGTCATATTAtacttctctattttaattaatattttttataggataaagtatattttttgttttttaaaattcgtcaaaaatttaaaaatactttcaaattttattttatttcaattttgtctttGAAATTTTTAACTTGTATCAAATATACTCTTGACAGTTAAATTTTTAGAAAGTTTATGATCAATTCAGCAATAATGCATgatatttatgtttgatttatttgtGTTAAATGTTGTTTTTGTGAAATTGTTGCTAAATTCatcctaaattttttgaaaaattaaccaCGACGAATATATTTGATACAGATcgaaaatttctaaaataaaattaaaacaaaataaattttatgggtatttttaaaacttttaacaaatttcaaatacgaaaaaatatattttactcttttttatattatacaatattatttttactgtaaaaaaatttattttgatataaatataatatatcatttattaaatttattttttaaaaataaaattttattactttaatatatataaaatttacaaatttgtatatattaattttatattagatcAATCTTCGATTTAACTCGATTTATTTCAAATcacttttgaattgaattaaaatatATCCGCCACTTTTTTAAGGTAGGTccaaatctaattaaattagCCTGCTCATGAACACTCTAATTACacatgttaatttttcttttaacggAAATAAAACTTCATTACCGGAAGGATGGATGTGGCAAATGGAACATacattttatgtatatatttaacTTATTAAACAATTAATAGGTAATTTTGTTTTGTGTGTGatcttttatgtatatatttattcattttttttaatattttatcttttaaaattatcctttgttaaaaaaaaataaatagatctttaattttttattttgtagatatttttattttttattatttaaaagtcCTTTTAAATCTTTGACCCCTTTAAAAATTGGACATATGTATTCCTCCATTTATATGAGTTCGTCAAATCTAATCGTTATAGATACATAcgtggagaaaaaaaaaatttaaaatgagacAAATTAAtcctcttttttttaaaaatgacgtCGTTTAATTAGTAACTCTAATCATTCAATTAGGGAGTTTCGTATAGACTAGTCGTGAAGAGTGTTAATTGCCGTAACAATGACCACAAATAGAGTATCCTCAAGTTTAAGAAGAAGCATAGGTGGGACAAGACaagaaaattcattttcaagtttGGTTTCATGCACTATGCATGCCGAAGAGACGACGCTGCTCCAAAATGTTTTTTGTGGAGTTTATGTAATAATGTGTATGTCAAAGACCATCAGCAACTCTAACGGACTCTTCTTGAATTGCCCATTTTATAAGGTAAGTAAAATAAATTGTTTTTGCTTGATTTGGGATGAGTTTAGATAGTATATAATCTTAAGTTTCGTTTGAAAGGGGGACTAAGACTAAAAAACAGAGTCTAGGAGATAGAGACTAAATCAAGTCTTTGTATTGTATTTGGTGTAAAATAGACTAGATTAAGTTATGTCTAAGTATCATGTTTGATTTAAGATAAACATAAAGATTGagagataaatttaaaatttaaaaaattacatgagaatatttaaaaaaaaatattgttaaaattttaatttctagtaTCAAAATGTTTAGTTCTTTCTGTCCTTATTTTTTAGAGGTAATGAAATGATTGGAATTTtgtgttttaattaaaatttttatttcagtTTATAACCACCAAATACAATACTAAATGTTAATCcttcagttttaattctaatctttaaaaataaaactatCTTAGAAATTTTGACTTGTACTAAAAAAATAACTGCATTGCAAAATTTTTGTTTGAATAGATGAACATGTTATTAAAATTGGGAGTGCTGACACTGGTGGAAAGCATTTGGATAGGAAGGATATTAAAGTTATTGAAGATGATGATTGAAAATAGAGACTAAATCATAAGATGACACTTTTGAAAAAGTTGGTTAttttagagaagaaaaaaaaatctattaatttaATGTATTGAGATAGTTGTACATGTTGTTTGTATTGCTTTTTATATTTATAGTGTTTGAaaaatgaatttaagaaaataGTTGTTCTATTATTTGTTATGTATTGAAACATGTCATTTAGGTTATATATCATGTTATTTGTAATTGATTTGTCtaaaatacaatttaaattttaatgtaaatatgttaaaaaagaataaagaagatAGATTCAAGTTATATACATAAGCTCTTAAATTTGATGTTGAATAActtgaagaaaaattaaaaaaaaattattccattttaaaattactttttttacATGTGCATTTGTAATAGCTGTGTTAGCACTATAAAAATTACGTTACACATTTTTATTAGGTTTGACggatttatataaacaaaaaaatatattcaatttttaaaagaattaaaaacttaaaaatatttttgaataatcaaagaaaattaaagatttatttttttctttttatttatttattttttattattattatggttgttgttgttgtttgataAACATAGAAACGTCTTTTAAAAGTtccaaaaattatcaaattaatctCTAGTGTGTTAAAGCATTAACGTGCTTACAAATCTATtggggttaagtacgattttaatttttaagatataggttaattttttttcctttttaactttttcttttgcatatcaaatatctttaagatttaacttagttttaaaatcgtcatttggATCAAAATATCCTTCTCCTTCTTCACAAAAATACTcaatttttattcatctttttcttcttttctatcaCAGCagcatctctttttctttttcttcttcttcatcacaacattagcaacaataacaataaaatcaaaaGCAGAAAcaatataataaacataaaaaaaacaaaaacagaaatagaaacagaagaatcaacaacaataaaattagaagtagaaggatggaatcagaatcagaaacaaaagcagaaaaaatagaagtagaagaacaataaaatcagaatcaacaacaacaatagaatcagaatcataaacaatatgattaacaaaatcaacaaatcaacaatgtaattaacaaaagaaacataagCAGAAGAATCAACAatgtaattaacaaaatcaacaaattagAAGCAGATCTGAAACCCTAGGGAGGCGCAGCGACGAGGACGCAAAGCAGCGTTGAGTAAGGAGCAGCGGCGACTGGCGAGCAAGCGAGGAGGAGGAGCAGAAATGGCGACGCAACAGATGTCCTCCCTTGCCGATCTGTTGGCGTCGAGGTCGAACATTAGTGCAGGAGCAGAAAGGGCGACGCGGTGTGCGATGTCCGTCCTCCTTCGCCGGCATCGTCGCCACCTTCCTCTTCCTGTAGGAGCTCAAGTATAGAAGCTCAAAGAACAAGAAATGAACAAAAGATTCATAACAAAGAGCTAAAACCCAGAAGACAATAAAGCAGAGAAGAGTCTATCAAATCTGAGAAGATTACTCTGAAAAATAGTGCACTAAACTGTTAGGGTTATACATGAGAGAATAGAAGATACCCACCCAAGTTATAGCTCTCTCTTCTAATATATAAAGCTGCTACACTAACTAAAAACAGAAAATTACTTCTAACCCCTTCTAGTTATTCTACTCTTCCTTTTATATCCTCAATACCCcccttcaaactcaagttgtGTCGAGGAACAACTCTGAGTTTGGTCTTAAGTCTTTCAAACGATGAGGTTGAAAGGGGTTTGGTAAGTATATCAACTATTTGCTCAATTCCTGGTATGTGGACAATTTGTAGTTGCTTCGAATTGACTTTTTCTCTGACGAATTGAATGTCCAATTGAAAATGCTTTGTCTTATCATGTAATATTGGATTGGCTGTCAAAAGCATAGTGCTTAAATTGTCACAGTAAATAGCTGGAACTGTAGGTACTTCAATCTATAACTCCAAAAGAAGGTTCC
This genomic window contains:
- the LOC112734428 gene encoding uncharacterized protein isoform X1, with amino-acid sequence MNKRMWSDEETKAFVGFMKEFVVDGLKTDSGQFKPGTFKKLALKMLEAFPTCTITAKHCKNKHKRLKEKYQYASEMLACSGFGWNSKKQCVEVDSKDVLDAWTKVAHPTKFYTVGKPFPLFHRLEGIFGKDRATGVSAVSGFNTQEQVHEEGEDQSPGILEGTFGKDRATGVGAINGFNTQKQVHEEEEDQSPGLDEFEVSANTSFDGEQGAASHSEAGAASARHSGKKRKQNDILERMVECVRFSIAAQKKHVQVLADAISGVNERFKIGEKLEQLGFDDDEVVQVVLKFSDNSNLEKSFWSLTDSQKIALVRSILR
- the LOC112734428 gene encoding uncharacterized protein isoform X2, which codes for MNKRMWSDEETKAFVGFMKEFVVDGLKTDSGQFKPGTFKKLALKMLEAFPTCTITAKHCKNKHKRLKEKYQYASEMLACSGFGWNSKKQCVEVDSKDVLDAWTKAHPTKFYTVGKPFPLFHRLEGIFGKDRATGVSAVSGFNTQEQVHEEGEDQSPGILEGTFGKDRATGVGAINGFNTQKQVHEEEEDQSPGLDEFEVSANTSFDGEQGAASHSEAGAASARHSGKKRKQNDILERMVECVRFSIAAQKKHVQVLADAISGVNERFKIGEKLEQLGFDDDEVVQVVLKFSDNSNLEKSFWSLTDSQKIALVRSILR